The following are encoded in a window of Desulfurellaceae bacterium genomic DNA:
- a CDS encoding quinone oxidoreductase: MKAILFEAVGGPEVLKLGEAPIPELRPRKVLIKNQAIGINFADTRFRQGQYVMQPRLPDTPGLEAAGVVEAVGEGVDHIAPGTRVAAIGMRTYAEYALVSADQVMPLPDSVSFEQGAAFPIQTLTAYHLLHTCHQTAPGQTVLVHSAAGGVGIVAMQIAKAAGARVIGTVSSDAKVALAQEYGAEAVINYESQDFAEEVKKLTDGKGVDLILDAVGQPTFATGLKCLAPFGHAILYGQAGGAPEPVNVFGLFQNSLKVSCFGLYTASAIPELHHRGITESFRLMEEGKLKLLVGKSYPLAEAAEAHRFMESRQSVGKLILTP; this comes from the coding sequence ATGAAAGCAATTCTGTTTGAGGCAGTCGGCGGACCCGAGGTGCTGAAACTGGGCGAGGCGCCCATTCCCGAACTCAGACCCCGTAAAGTGTTGATTAAAAATCAGGCCATCGGGATCAACTTTGCGGATACGCGCTTCCGTCAGGGCCAGTATGTCATGCAACCCAGACTCCCGGATACGCCCGGCCTCGAAGCGGCGGGCGTGGTCGAAGCGGTCGGCGAGGGGGTAGACCATATCGCGCCGGGCACCCGGGTGGCGGCCATCGGCATGCGGACCTACGCCGAATACGCGCTCGTCTCGGCCGACCAGGTCATGCCGCTGCCCGATTCGGTCAGTTTTGAACAGGGCGCGGCCTTTCCGATCCAGACCCTGACCGCCTACCACCTGTTGCACACCTGCCATCAGACCGCCCCGGGCCAGACTGTGCTCGTGCACTCCGCAGCCGGCGGAGTGGGCATTGTCGCCATGCAGATCGCCAAGGCGGCCGGCGCGCGGGTGATCGGCACCGTCTCGAGCGACGCCAAAGTCGCCCTGGCCCAGGAGTATGGGGCCGAGGCGGTGATCAATTATGAGAGCCAGGACTTTGCCGAAGAAGTCAAAAAGCTGACCGACGGCAAGGGCGTAGACCTGATCCTCGACGCAGTGGGGCAACCGACCTTTGCCACAGGGCTCAAGTGCCTGGCCCCGTTCGGTCATGCCATCCTGTACGGCCAGGCCGGCGGCGCGCCCGAGCCGGTCAACGTCTTTGGGCTGTTCCAGAACTCGCTCAAGGTCAGCTGCTTTGGCCTGTACACGGCCTCGGCCATACCCGAGCTGCACCACAGAGGGATTACCGAGTCGTTCCGGTTGATGGAGGAAGGCAAACTCAAACTCCTGGTCGGCAAGAGCTACCCTCTGGCCGAGGCGGCCGAGGCGCACCGCTTCATGGAATCCCGCCAATCGGTCGGCAAGCTGATCCTGACCCCCTAG
- a CDS encoding MGMT family protein → MAARLPAFHTAVYRLVARVPKGKVVTYGQVAALLGAPRAPRAVGTALRHLPPPLSRRVPWQRVINASGGISIRGDLVRAEQQRWLLEDEGVRFSRHGKVDLTTYRWAGPKRWTPPRWKPQP, encoded by the coding sequence ATGGCCGCCCGTCTGCCCGCCTTTCATACGGCCGTCTACCGTCTGGTCGCCCGCGTTCCAAAAGGCAAAGTGGTGACCTACGGACAGGTGGCCGCCCTGCTTGGCGCACCCCGGGCGCCGCGGGCGGTCGGTACGGCCCTGCGCCATCTGCCCCCGCCGCTGTCCCGGAGAGTGCCCTGGCAACGGGTCATTAATGCCTCGGGCGGCATCAGCATTCGCGGTGACCTTGTGCGGGCCGAACAGCAGCGCTGGCTGCTCGAAGACGAGGGCGTCCGCTTCAGTCGCCACGGCAAGGTTGATCTGACCACCTATCGCTGGGCGGGTCCCAAGCGCTGGACGCCGCCCAGGTGGAAGCCCCAGCCCTGA
- a CDS encoding ester cyclase, producing the protein MSEANKAVFRRYFDEVLNAGRIELIDELIAPDYVSHYPTGYDFGGGPEDVKQIVSTVRGGFPNVHFQIKDLLAEEDRVVGRWTFRGTHRGDFMGIAPSGKNVSVVGIAIYRIADGRIAEAWVAWDALGLMQQIGAEA; encoded by the coding sequence ATGTCAGAGGCCAATAAAGCCGTCTTCCGTCGCTATTTTGACGAGGTCTTGAACGCGGGTCGGATTGAGTTGATCGACGAGCTGATCGCGCCCGATTATGTCAGCCATTATCCGACCGGCTATGATTTTGGCGGCGGCCCGGAGGACGTGAAACAAATTGTCTCAACGGTCCGGGGTGGTTTTCCGAATGTGCATTTTCAGATCAAAGATCTGCTTGCCGAGGAGGATCGGGTGGTCGGACGCTGGACGTTTCGGGGTACCCATCGGGGCGATTTCATGGGTATTGCCCCCAGCGGCAAGAACGTATCGGTGGTGGGCATTGCCATCTATCGGATTGCCGATGGCCGGATTGCCGAAGCCTGGGTAGCCTGGGACGCCCTGGGCCTGATGCAGCAGATCGGGGCTGAAGCCTGA